A stretch of Brassica rapa cultivar Chiifu-401-42 chromosome A08, CAAS_Brap_v3.01, whole genome shotgun sequence DNA encodes these proteins:
- the LOC103835032 gene encoding cytochrome P450 81F4, protein MFYYVILPLALLVIAYKFIFSYRTQRFNLPPSPPHSLPIIGHHRLIKPPVHRLFHGLAKTHGPIFYLRLGTRRAVVISSSALARECFTGHNDVVVSNRPRFLTSKYIAYNYTTIATTPYGDHWRNLRKICSLEIVSSKRLANFLHIRKEEIHRMLMRLSRDALISKEVELESLFYDLTFNNIVRMVTGKIYYGEDASDKAEADTFKKLIAYITSTSGARHPGEYLPFLKIFGRSFEKKVKAVGEAMDAILQRLLDECRGNKDGNTMVNHLLSLQQQDPEYYSEVIIKGLMLGIMFAASETSAVTIEWAMASLLNHPELLEKLKLEIDEKIGQDRLIEETDIPNLPYLQNVVSETLRLYPAAPLLVPRLTVEDIKIGGYDVPRETMVMVNAWSIHRDPELWTEPERFNPDRFNGGGEGEKDDVRMLVTFGSGRRMCPGAGLANKIVTLALGSLIQCFDWGRVNGKKIDMTEGPEMAMRKVVPLRAMCQLRPVMNKLLTESKV, encoded by the exons ATGTTTTACTATGTGATTCTCCCTTTAGCTCTTCTTGTCATTGCTTACAAATTCATCTTCAGCTATAGAACACAGCGTTTCAACCTCCCTCCCTCTCCGCCTCACTCTCTCCCCATTATCGGCCACCACCGCCTCATTAAACCTCCCGTCCACCGTCTCTTCCATGGACTCGCCAAAACACACGGCCCAATATTCTACCTCCGACTAGGTACCCGCCGTGCGGTTGTCATCTCTTCCTCCGCACTCGCAAGAGAATGTTTCACGGGTCATAACGACGTGGTTGTATCAAACCGCCCTCGTTTCCTAACTTCCAAATACATCGCTTACAACTACACAACCATTGCGACCACACCTTACGGTGACCACTGGCGTAACCTCCGCAAAATATGCTCCCTCGAAATCGTCTCCTCAAAACGTCTCGCAAACTTTCTCCACATCCGCAAAGAGGAAATCCACCGCATGCTCATGAGACTCTCACGTGACGCACTCATCAGCAAAGAGGTCGAGCTCGAGTCCTTGTTTTACGATCTAACGTTCAACAACATCGTTAGGATGGTTACGGGGAAGATCTATTACGGAGAAGATGCTAGTGACAAAGCAGAAGCAGATACGTTCAAGAAACTCATTGCTTATATTACTAGTACTAGTGGCGCGAGGCACCCTGGTGAATACTTGCCATTCTTGAAAATATTTGGAAGGAGTTTTGAGAAGAAAGTGAAAGCTGTAGGAGAAGCCATGGATGCGATCTTGCAGCGTCTGCTTGATGAGTGTAGAGGAAATAAAGACGGTAACACAATGGTTAATCACTTGCTCTCATTGCAACAACAAGACCCAGAGTATTACAGTGAAGTCATCATCAAAGGCCTAATGCTG GGTATCATGTTTGCCGCATCAGAAACATCGGCAGTGACAATAGAGTGGGCGATGGCGAGTTTGTTGAATCATCCAGAGTTGTTGGAAAAGTTGAAACTAGAGATTGACGAGAAAATCGGACAAGACCGCTTGATCGAGGAAACAGACATTCCAAACCTGCCTTACCTCCAAAACGTTGTGTCGGAGACACTCAGGCTATATCCAGCAGCGCCGCTTCTTGTGCCAAGATTAACAGTAGAGGACATCAAGATCGGAGGCTACGATGTGCCTCGTGAGACGATGGTCATGGTGAACGCGTGGAGTATACACAGGGATCCAGAACTGTGGACTGAACCAGAGAGGTTTAATCCAGATAGGTTTAACGGTGGAGGAGAAGGAGAAAAGGACGATGTCCGTATGCTGGTAACCTTTGGAAGTGGACGGAGAATGTGTCCAGGCGCAGGATTAGCGAACAAGATTGTCACGTTGGCGTTAGGATCTTTGATTCAATGCTTTGATTGGGGAAGAGTCAATGGGAAAAAGATTGATATGACCGAGGGTCCAGAGATGGCAATGCGTAAGGTGGTGCCGTTACGAGCCATGTGTCAGCTTCGACCCGTTATGAATAAGCTTCTTACCGAGTCAAAAGTTTAG
- the LOC103835033 gene encoding uncharacterized protein LOC103835033, whose protein sequence is MEMKESNGVSVKEEMEALPKDVEEKSMRCTSNFEDHSFDNVEDQSEDHPRGGEIKEGEEEEVDVVEWSGVNDNNRVGVSEFDDGNGTDEYSSSFSGTVSDHESDDKTGFNDQEADSMMCTDTSMPFYARKKKLTDHWRKFIQPIMWRCKWVELKIRQLQNQAQIYDKEVKETCQAKQLELENLKSEEVGVKALPPLPCHTQKTQLKKRHKRKRVEEAPDAPSNHNLFSYHAYRKSYADTALYDNSRKLDKKSKSSKEDAVFSEETPPLEFREGDAFLEQILLKIEAAKLEVRNLKNRVDKVMNENPSRFSLDDTVVMLGSAADVVTASEQQNPEPVIKNEDENPVVSEAEEEPAKSASVSSHHDKVADDDDGNTDILLSEMIASRKREGKAVVPDKKVEKTEQASVEEEGPSRPVRKRTPRNLDIEVKEGPNPKKRRVSREKPKPNVTVSSRLKLPNRKRKGGKRRAGGGSSGLRRRS, encoded by the exons ATGGAGATGAAGGAATCGAATGGTGTTTCAGTCAAGGAGGAGATGGAGGCGTTGCCGAAAGATGTTGAAGAGAAGTCTATGCGGTGCACTAGTAACTTCGAGGATCATAGTTTCGATAATGTAGAGGATCAGAGTGAAGATCATCCTCGTGGTGGTGAGATCAAGGAGGGGGAGGAGGAAGAGGTTGATGTTGTGGAATGGTCGGGTGTAAATGATAACAACAGGGTTGGTGTCTCGGAGTTTGATGATGGGAATGGGACTGATGAGTACTCAAGCTCGTTTAGTGGAACGGTTTCTGATCATGAGAGTGATGATAAGACAGGGTTTAATGATCAAGAAGCTGATTCCATGATGTGTACTGATACTTCTATGCCATTCTATGCGAG AAAGAAGAAGCTGACTGATCACTGGAGGAAGTTCATACAGCCTATAATGTGGCGATGCAAATGGGTCGAACTTAAAATCAGACAACTTCAGAACCAAGCACAGATATACGACAAAGAAGTCAAAGAAACTTGCCAAGCCAAGCAACTGGAGTTAGAAAATCTCAAATCAGAAGAAGTTGGAGTAAAGGCATTGCCTCCTCTTCCATGTCATACTCAGAAAACCcaactcaagaagaggcacaaGAGGAAGCGAGTTGAAGAAGCGCCTGATGCTCCATCAAACCATAACCTCTTCTCTTATCATG CATACCGGAAGTCTTATGCTGATACTGCTCTCTATGATAACTCCCGCAAGCTAG ATAAGAAGAGTAAGAGCTCTAAGGAGGATGCAGTGTTCTCTGAAGAGACGCCTCCTCTCGAGTTTAGAGAAGGCGATGCATTCCTGGAACAGATACTTCTCAAGATCGAAGCAGCAAAGCTAGAAGTGCGGAACTTGAAGAACCGAGTAGACAAAGTGATGAATGAGAATCCAAGTAGGTTCTCTTTGGATGACACAGTGGTTATGCTTGGATCAGCTGCTGATGTAGTCACCGCCTCGGAGCAGCAAAATCCTGAACCGGTTATCAAAAACGAAGATGAGAACCCGGTCGTTTCTGAAGCAGAAGAAGAACCAGCTAAGTCTGCTTCGGTTTCATCTCATCACGACAAGGTAGCTGATGATGACGACGGGAACACAGATATTTTATTGTCTGAAATGATTGCTTCGAGGAAAAGAGAAGGGAAAGCTGTTGTTCCAGacaagaaagtggagaagaCAGAACAAGCTTCTGTTGAGGAAGAAGGTCCATCAAGACCT GTCAGGAAAAGAACACCGCGAAATCTTGACATAGAGGTAAAGGAAGGGCCTAACCCAAAGAAACGTAGAGTTTCAAGAGAGAAGCCAAAGCCTAATGTTACTGTGTCTTCTAGGCTTAAGCTTCCCAACAGGAAGAGAAAGGGAGGGAAAAGAAGGGCAGGAGGAGGCTCTTCTGGGTTAAGAAGAAGATCCTAA
- the LOC103835034 gene encoding probable esterase KAI2: MGVVEEAHNVKVIGTGTQATIVLGHGFGTDQSVWKHLVPHLLEDYRIVLYDNMGAGTTNPDYFDFDRYSTLQGYSFDLIAILEDLHIESCIFVGHSVSAMVGLLASLNRPDLFSKIVMISASPRYVNDVDYQGGFEQDDLNQLFEAMGSNYKAWCLGFAPLAVGGDMDSVAVQEFSRTLFNMRPDIALSVAQTIFQSDMRQILPFVAVPCHILQSVKDLAVPVAVSEYLHTNLGCESVVEVIPSDGHLPQLSSPDSVIPVLLRHIRNDIAV; encoded by the exons atgggTGTAGTCGAGGAAGCTCACAACGTGAAGGTGATTGGCACAGGAACTCAAGCAACGATCGTATTAGGTCACGGGTTCGGCACGGACCAGTCAGTATGGAAACACCTGGTCCCACATCTGCTCGAAGATTACCGCATCGTTCTCTACGACAACATGGGAGCCGGTACGACTAACCCAGACTACTTTGACTTCGATCGTTACTCAACTCTCCAAGGTTACTCCTTTGATTTGATCGCAATCTTGGAAGATCTTCACATTGAGTCTTGTATCTTTGTTGGTCACTCTGTTTCTGCCATGGTTGGTCTCTTGGCTTCTCTTAACCGACCTGATCTCTTCTCCAAAATCGTCATGATCTCTGCTTCCCCAAG GTACGTGAACGATGTTGATTACCAAGGTGGATTCGAGCAAGACGACTTAAACCAACTCTTCGAAGCAATGGGAAGCAACTACAAAGCGTGGTGTTTAGGTTTCGCACCACTCGCGGTCGGCGGCGACATGGACTCAGTCGCGGTTCAAGAATTCAGCAGAACACTCTTCAACATGCGTCCAGACATAGCTCTATCTGTGGCTCAGACCATTTTCCAAAGCGACATGAGACAGATCTTACCTTTTGTAGCTGTCCCTTGTCACATCCTCCAAAGCGTCAAGGACTTAGCCGTACCAGTCGCAGTCTCTGAGTATCTTCACACCAATCTTGGATGTGAATCTGTTGTTGAGGTTATACCTTCAGATGGTCATCTCCCTCAGCTTAGCTCGCCGGACTCTGTTATTCCTGTGCTCCTCCGTCACATTCGTAATGACATCGCTGTCTGA
- the LOC103835035 gene encoding uncharacterized protein LOC103835035: MSILAGLIRRRFGASIPVHLNCGREPSRFLLNPSQGRTRLLSGEAESNRAEFPVENAYDILSVSESSSIAEIKASFRRLAKETHPDLIGAKKDSSTSLRFVQILAAYEILSDSERRAHYDRYLLSRRMVITKKSTQGYMIYRYKAGLTLSEEMEVVEWLKWYREAIHDIVMEKRVASGGTGYLDELEEDFYSAIRAAYFGPDVESVELLPDCFEAEERSVYDTREILHLVSGRDLFGMVCLVDSFLELSSACSKKLASSWSFMDSGNHDMISHIQSSRKQNDVSDAYKDIQLHVSGRVVATAIRVPPKQNEGDHDQIHVFLNSDEGSSHGNESSPGNESGGGKLLVGTISGLGTSPDEGSCYVYDGNGVKTHVIMKHRTFLVRHLHWYKIGEKVSICECRCSRAKLPPSKFWLFEPRCGLHDVGGWYVETYGKDKKGRTVLAQRFWDGLEVGTTLDGRLHPGIYLLTLAYRTLDLEDERRRKRSIVEIIGARLSKTLDWCKKMVMRRSE; the protein is encoded by the exons ATGTCGATTCTCGCCGGTCTGATACGACGGCGTTTTGGCGCATCGATCCCGGTTCACTTGAATTGCGGCCGCGAACCGTCGCGATTTCTCTTGAACCCGAGTCAAGGAAGAACTCGGCTTCTCAGCGGCGAGGCTGAGTCGAATCGGGCCGAGTTCCCGGTGGAGAACGCCTACGATATCTTGAGCGTCTCCGAATCCAGCTCGATCGCAGAGATCAAGGCGTCGTTTCGAAGACTCGCCAAGGAGACTCATCCAGACCTGATCGGTGCGAAGAAGGATTCATCTACTTCGCTTCGTTTCGTTCAGATTCTCGCTGCTTATGAG ATTCTTTCAGATTCTGAAAGGAGAGCACACTACGATAGGTATCTCCTCTCCAGGAGAATGGTAATAACGAAAAAATCTACACAAGGATACATGATTTACAGGTATAAAGCGGGGTTGACATTGAGCGAGGAGATGGAAGTGGTTGAGTGGCTAAAGTGGTACAGAGAAGCAATACATGACATAGTAATGGAGAAGAGAGTTGCAAGCGGTGGTACAGGGTACTTAGATGAACTTGAAGAAGATTTCTACTCAGCTATTCGAGCTGCGTACTTTGGACCTGACGTAGAGTCTGTGGAGCTTCTTCCTGATTGTTTCGAAGCTGAGGAAAGGTCTGTGTACGACACGAGAGAGATCTTGCACTTGGTGTCAGGACGGGATCTTTTCGGTATGGTCTGCTTGGTGgatagcttccttgagctgtcTTCTGCCTGCTCCAAGAAACTGGCTTCGTCATGGTCGTTTATGGATTCAGGGAACCATGACATGATATCTCATATACAATCCTCCAGAAAGCAAAACGATGTTTCGGATGCGTATAAAGATATTCAGCTGCATGTATCGGGAAGAGTTGTTGCTACAGCTATTAGAGTTCCTCCAAAACAAAATGAAGGGGATCATGATCAGATACACGTTTTCCTCAATTCAGACGAAGGATCTAGTCATGGCAATGAATCTTCTCCGGGGAATGAAAGTGGAGGAGGCAAGCTTCTTGTTGGAACTATAAGTGGTCTTGGGACAAGTCCAGATGAAGGCTCATGCTATGTCTATGATGGGAATGGTGTCAAGACTCATGTGataatgaaacatagaacattTCTG GTGAGACATTTGCACTGGTACAAGATTGGGGAGAAGGTTTCTATTTGCGAGTGTAGGTGCAGTAGAGCAAAACTACCACCAAGCAA GTTTTGGTTGTTTGAGCCTCGTTGTGGGTTGCATGATGTTGGAGGTTGGTATGTTGAAACTTATGGAAAAGATAAAAAGGGCAGAACAGTCCTGGCGCAAAGATTCTGGGATGGACTTGAAGTGGGCACTACACTAGATGG GAGACTGCACCCTGGTATCTACCTGCTTACACTAGCCTATCGGACTCTTGATCTTGAAGATGAAAGGAGAAGGAAACGGTCTATAGTGGAGATCATCGGGGCAAGGTTATCTAAAACGTTGGATTGGTGTAAGAAAATGGTTATGAGAAGGTCCGAGTGA